One genomic window of Candidatus Hydrogenedentota bacterium includes the following:
- the pta gene encoding phosphate acetyltransferase — MSFIENIYERARSHPSTIVLPEPEDERTLRAAIQIREKRIAEVVLVGNREQVETDLKRLGAGDKFEIVDPSVSPWLDEFVEEYFEMRKAKGATLDDARKAMLTPIPHGIMMLHKKKGDGLVAGAIHSTGDTLRPALQILRTAPGIKTVSSFFFMTFGETAYVFSDCGLVEDPTAEQLAEIAVCSAQSAISFGIDPIVAMLSYSTKGSAKSHLTEKVVTATRLAQDLAKERFGPNSPVRIDGELQADSALVEAVGSRKAPGSDVAGKAKVLIFPDLNSGNIAYKLVERLGGASAYGPIVQGLRLPANDLSRGCSAEDIVGVAAVTAIQAKLGAAS, encoded by the coding sequence ATGTCGTTTATTGAGAACATCTACGAGCGTGCCCGTAGCCATCCTTCTACAATTGTCCTACCTGAGCCGGAGGACGAGCGCACGTTGCGTGCGGCGATTCAGATTCGAGAGAAGCGTATCGCGGAAGTGGTGCTGGTAGGCAATCGCGAACAGGTTGAAACAGACTTGAAACGCCTTGGTGCTGGCGACAAATTTGAAATCGTTGACCCATCGGTCTCTCCTTGGCTCGATGAGTTTGTAGAAGAATACTTCGAGATGAGGAAGGCTAAGGGGGCAACTCTCGACGACGCACGTAAGGCGATGCTGACTCCCATTCCGCACGGCATCATGATGCTGCACAAGAAGAAGGGCGACGGCCTTGTTGCCGGGGCAATCCATTCGACGGGCGACACGCTTCGCCCAGCCCTGCAGATTCTCCGCACGGCCCCTGGCATCAAGACGGTGTCAAGTTTCTTTTTCATGACTTTTGGCGAGACGGCTTATGTCTTCTCGGATTGCGGGTTGGTTGAAGATCCCACGGCAGAGCAGTTGGCAGAGATCGCGGTCTGTTCGGCGCAGTCGGCGATCAGTTTTGGGATTGATCCCATTGTGGCGATGCTGTCGTATTCCACGAAGGGCTCGGCCAAGAGCCATCTTACCGAGAAGGTGGTGACGGCGACACGTTTGGCGCAGGATCTGGCAAAGGAACGGTTTGGGCCGAATTCGCCCGTTCGAATCGATGGCGAGCTTCAGGCGGATTCAGCGCTTGTGGAAGCGGTGGGTTCGCGAAAGGCGCCCGGCAGCGACGTCGCCGGTAAGGCGAAGGTTCTTATCTTCCCTGATCTGAACTCGGGCAATATCGCGTACAAGCTCGTCGAACGGTTGGGAGGAGCGAGCGCCTACGGACCTATAGTTCAGGGTCTGCGTCTTCCCGCGAACGACCTATCGCGGGGGTGCAGCGCGGAAGATATCGTGGGTGTTGCCGCGGTGACCGCTATTCAAGCGAAATTAGGGGCGGCGTCGTAA
- a CDS encoding acetate kinase, with translation MKILVLNSGSSSVKFKIYEVNGDDRELAHGMVERIGLQHADVKCGCCLVHDPKCAAKYFGEPGQLCIPDHNVAINMICDLLRSDRCGVIKDISEIAGIGHRVVHGGEEFSNTALIDDKVIEGIERCAKLAPLHNPPALLGIRACMEAFKNTPQAAVFDTAFHRSIPEKAFRYAIPEEFYLKHGIRKYGFHGTSHRYVSREAAKLLGKPIEETRIITCHLGNGSSITAVAGGKSIDTTMGLTPLAGVMMGTRPGDLDPYIPIFMIKELGMSAPEVDKILNKHSGFEGICHHHDVREIEALSKDGDKNCSLALEMFAYRASRFIGGSAMALNGVDAIVFTGGIGEHDADMRARMLANATHLGVKIDPERNAKHEKVITTDSSPTKVFVIPTNEELVIARDTAWIVKKLAEHNESKAVAAVAN, from the coding sequence ATGAAGATTCTGGTGTTGAACAGCGGTTCGTCGTCGGTCAAATTCAAGATTTACGAGGTGAACGGCGACGATCGCGAACTGGCTCATGGGATGGTCGAACGAATTGGCCTTCAGCATGCTGACGTGAAATGCGGCTGTTGCCTGGTTCACGACCCCAAGTGCGCGGCGAAGTATTTTGGCGAGCCAGGGCAGTTGTGTATCCCCGATCACAACGTCGCAATCAATATGATTTGCGATCTGTTGCGAAGCGATCGTTGCGGCGTGATCAAAGACATTTCCGAGATTGCAGGAATTGGTCATCGGGTCGTGCACGGAGGCGAGGAGTTTTCCAACACGGCATTGATCGATGACAAGGTCATTGAGGGCATTGAACGTTGCGCGAAGCTTGCGCCATTGCACAATCCGCCAGCGTTGTTGGGCATTCGCGCGTGCATGGAAGCGTTCAAGAACACGCCTCAAGCGGCTGTGTTCGATACTGCCTTCCACCGCTCGATCCCGGAGAAGGCGTTCCGGTACGCGATTCCCGAGGAGTTCTATCTCAAGCACGGCATCCGCAAGTACGGATTCCACGGCACCTCGCATCGCTATGTGTCGCGAGAAGCCGCGAAGTTGCTGGGCAAGCCGATTGAAGAGACGCGCATTATCACGTGTCACCTCGGCAATGGCAGCAGCATTACCGCAGTCGCGGGCGGAAAGTCGATCGACACTACGATGGGTCTTACGCCGTTGGCCGGCGTGATGATGGGGACGCGTCCGGGCGACCTCGATCCGTACATTCCCATTTTCATGATCAAGGAACTGGGAATGTCGGCGCCGGAAGTGGACAAAATCCTCAACAAACACAGCGGCTTCGAGGGTATCTGCCATCACCACGATGTGCGCGAGATTGAGGCCTTGAGCAAAGACGGCGACAAGAATTGTTCGCTCGCACTGGAGATGTTCGCATATCGCGCTTCGCGATTCATCGGGGGGTCGGCAATGGCTCTGAACGGTGTCGACGCGATTGTCTTTACGGGCGGTATCGGCGAGCACGACGCCGACATGCGGGCACGGATGCTTGCAAATGCAACGCATCTTGGCGTGAAGATCGATCCCGAGCGCAATGCGAAGCATGAGAAGGTGATTACGACGGACAGTTCGCCAACCAAGGTCTTCGTGATTCCGACAAACGAGGAATTGGTCATCGCGCGCGATACGGCGTGGATCGTGAAGAAACTCGCGGAGCATAACGAATCGAAGGCGGTGGCTGCCGTCGCGAACTAG
- a CDS encoding metallophosphoesterase family protein, protein MGGFALNYRHPFHFFVVLTACLVSADAVAQSNETLDPSLAKEPLRFTSQPYLQSPLPDSITVMWLTNKPCLGWVEFGEGDALDRKAMGSHFGLIDAGEDLWKIGLTGLKPGTKYSYRIMAKEIERFRPYEVVYGATIEGETHHFTTPGPNYDSVSFVVFNDVHSSKKLRSMLFPVAKKEPFDIAFLNGDIMTTVSERDILVNQMAIPFAELCEGEIPFVLVRGNHEARGYYARRLIDFVATPNEQYCFSFDRGPAHFVVLDSGEDKTDSSKEYGGLADFHAYRDEETEWLKGEVESEAFKKAAFRVGFMHMPMFQSGDGPEDCTSKWAPLLNAGKLDVLICGHLHRHEIVEPVAGQHDYPIVIGGGSEAENATVIRAKATPDRLEIAILDANGQTLMERAINRRE, encoded by the coding sequence ATGGGGGGCTTTGCTTTGAACTACCGACATCCATTTCACTTCTTCGTTGTATTGACTGCGTGTCTTGTGAGCGCGGACGCTGTTGCGCAAAGCAATGAGACTCTCGATCCTTCTCTGGCGAAGGAGCCGCTGCGCTTTACGTCGCAACCGTATCTGCAGAGTCCGTTGCCTGATTCAATCACCGTGATGTGGCTGACGAATAAGCCTTGTCTGGGGTGGGTCGAGTTTGGTGAAGGCGACGCATTGGACAGAAAGGCCATGGGTAGTCACTTCGGACTCATCGATGCAGGCGAAGACCTTTGGAAGATCGGTCTGACTGGGCTAAAACCCGGAACGAAGTACTCGTACCGCATCATGGCCAAGGAAATCGAGCGTTTCAGGCCGTATGAGGTTGTGTACGGTGCGACGATCGAGGGGGAGACGCACCATTTCACAACCCCGGGACCCAATTACGATTCGGTTTCGTTCGTCGTATTCAATGACGTTCATTCATCGAAGAAGCTGCGTTCGATGCTGTTTCCCGTCGCGAAGAAGGAGCCCTTCGATATCGCTTTCCTGAATGGCGACATCATGACCACAGTCTCAGAGCGGGATATTTTGGTGAATCAGATGGCCATACCGTTTGCGGAATTGTGCGAGGGGGAGATTCCGTTTGTTTTGGTTCGTGGCAATCACGAAGCGCGCGGGTATTACGCGCGAAGGCTGATTGATTTCGTCGCGACGCCCAACGAGCAGTATTGCTTTTCGTTCGATCGGGGACCAGCTCATTTCGTAGTGCTCGATTCGGGCGAGGACAAGACCGATTCCAGCAAGGAATACGGTGGCCTGGCAGATTTCCACGCGTACAGGGACGAAGAAACGGAATGGCTGAAGGGCGAGGTCGAGAGCGAGGCGTTCAAGAAGGCGGCGTTTCGCGTCGGATTCATGCACATGCCGATGTTTCAGTCTGGCGATGGACCGGAAGATTGCACCTCGAAATGGGCACCACTGCTCAACGCGGGAAAACTCGATGTGCTCATCTGCGGGCATCTTCACAGACACGAGATTGTGGAACCCGTCGCCGGGCAGCACGACTATCCTATCGTCATTGGAGGCGGATCGGAGGCCGAAAACGCTACGGTCATTCGTGCAAAGGCGACGCCGGACCGGTTGGAGATTGCGATTCTCGACGCAAACGGACAAACGTTGATGGAGAGGGCGATCAATCGTAGGGAGTAG
- the pdxH gene encoding pyridoxamine 5'-phosphate oxidase, giving the protein MAIPVVENPIELFGKWFEEGKACGLREPTAACLATASASGVPSARMVLLKAFDDRGFVFYTNLGSPKARELSENPHAALCFYWTTIGKQIRVTGRVEPVTTEEADAYFASRDRQSRIGAYASKQSQPLTGYLELERRAAEYAIKFGIGAVPRPDFWSGYRVIPREIEFWLEKPFRLHERLVYSREDGGPWTTKWLFP; this is encoded by the coding sequence ATGGCGATACCTGTCGTTGAGAATCCTATAGAGTTGTTTGGAAAGTGGTTTGAGGAAGGAAAGGCGTGTGGGCTGCGCGAGCCAACGGCGGCGTGTCTGGCGACGGCGTCGGCGTCGGGTGTTCCTTCGGCGCGCATGGTTCTGCTGAAGGCGTTCGACGATCGCGGATTTGTGTTTTACACCAATTTAGGCAGTCCAAAGGCGCGTGAATTGTCCGAGAACCCGCATGCCGCGTTGTGTTTCTATTGGACGACGATTGGGAAGCAGATTCGGGTGACGGGGCGCGTCGAACCGGTTACGACGGAAGAGGCGGATGCGTATTTCGCGTCTCGGGATCGCCAGAGCCGGATTGGGGCGTATGCGTCGAAGCAGTCGCAACCACTGACGGGATACCTCGAACTGGAACGGCGCGCGGCGGAGTATGCGATCAAGTTCGGAATTGGAGCCGTGCCGCGTCCGGACTTCTGGTCGGGCTACCGTGTGATTCCGCGCGAGATAGAGTTCTGGCTGGAGAAACCGTTCCGGCTTCATGAACGCCTCGTCTATAGTCGAGAGGATGGCGGCCCCTGGACGACGAAGTGGTTGTTTCCATAG